The Aminivibrio pyruvatiphilus genome includes a window with the following:
- a CDS encoding ATP-binding protein, which yields MFGRQETILEALPYFFLDYREIPASGTKTEWTDRLVPDGTWSGNLYDFYRMVILRLFRDLKVPFRLNLDERQDDTPVHKSLREALVNTIIHADYSLSTALLIVKGPDYFEFRNPGRMRVPMTEALEGGQSDCRNRIMQRLFSLIGLGEQAGSGIPRMLENWKSQHYRPPELFESVLPEFTTMRLRTVSLLPEPILAELREHFGESFEKLSVNERMALVTARVEGYVSNIRLRQIFSLHPHDITLLLRELVGKHLFESDGKGRGMTYRIAGIRPVDRGSSMQANEESPTHRDPGSTHKDPGSTHKDPSSTHKDPGSTHKDPGSTHKDPGSTHKDPGSTHKDPGSTHGEVASDPCGNPALTGIVQKVQSKSRANRNDVRSAILALCKEGFQTPQQLSKLLNRSQEGLRERYIKPLINEMLLERRYPSQPNHEQQAYRTRRREE from the coding sequence ATGTTCGGAAGGCAGGAGACGATTTTGGAAGCTCTCCCGTACTTCTTCCTGGACTACCGGGAAATTCCTGCCAGCGGAACAAAAACCGAGTGGACCGACCGTCTTGTTCCTGACGGTACATGGTCGGGTAATCTCTACGATTTCTACCGAATGGTTATTCTGCGACTCTTCCGTGATCTTAAGGTTCCATTCAGACTGAATCTCGACGAACGGCAAGATGATACTCCCGTACACAAATCGCTGCGGGAAGCTCTGGTTAATACAATCATCCACGCTGATTACTCACTCAGCACGGCGTTGTTGATAGTAAAGGGCCCAGACTACTTCGAGTTCCGCAATCCCGGGAGAATGCGCGTTCCCATGACGGAAGCCCTTGAAGGCGGGCAAAGCGACTGCCGCAACCGCATAATGCAGAGATTATTCAGTCTGATTGGCCTGGGAGAACAGGCCGGATCGGGAATTCCACGGATGCTTGAAAATTGGAAGTCCCAGCACTATCGCCCCCCGGAACTGTTCGAGAGTGTTCTGCCGGAATTCACCACAATGCGCCTCAGGACCGTCAGCCTCCTTCCTGAGCCAATTCTGGCTGAACTGCGGGAACATTTCGGAGAATCCTTCGAGAAGCTTAGCGTGAATGAACGCATGGCACTTGTCACTGCAAGGGTAGAGGGGTATGTGTCCAACATCCGGCTTCGACAGATATTTTCTCTCCATCCCCATGACATTACACTCCTTCTCAGGGAATTGGTTGGCAAGCACCTGTTCGAATCCGACGGAAAGGGACGGGGAATGACCTACCGTATTGCCGGTATTCGGCCAGTTGACCGAGGCAGCTCCATGCAGGCAAATGAAGAAAGCCCCACACATAGGGATCCCGGCTCCACACATAAGGATCCCGGCTCCACACACAAGGATCCCAGCTCCACACACAAGGATCCCGGCTCCACACACAAGGATCCCGGCTCCACACATAAGGATCCCGGCTCCACACATAAGGATCCCGGCTCCACACATAAGGATCCCGGCTCCACACATGGCGAGGTTGCAAGCGACCCCTGCGGCAACCCGGCACTGACAGGAATTGTTCAAAAAGTTCAAAGCAAGAGCAGAGCAAATAGAAATGATGTGCGATCGGCTATTCTGGCACTATGCAAAGAAGGTTTTCAGACTCCGCAACAGCTCAGCAAGCTTTTGAATCGATCTCAGGAGGGACTTCGAGAACGATATATTAAACCCTTAATCAACGAAATGCTTTTGGAACGCAGATACCCCTCTCAACCGAACCATGAACAGCAGGCCTACAGAACAAGGAGAAGGGAAGAATGA
- a CDS encoding HD-GYP domain-containing protein, with protein sequence MFDTFVFRLPVWDLTTFCGRIAEDVVSPKGALLLPKGADFAHIEPPGRRNLAATLARQGVDRVAVQERAEQSLDEILDIFRSGTRPSARDERDLFEATLQFVTSYCKDVLFGSPGNIHVFPLLRIGRFLAESVSANPGILLCLVRERPRDYFLLSHSLSVGLLCAFLAHRLFPEQTGVIASAAVGGLLHDIGKQFVPEGILNKPGRLTEGEFALIRRHPEVGEALLKKAGIDDPLVLKIVRHHHEKMDGSGYPDGLEGRSVSMAARIAAVADAYDAITSERSYKKRLPGYKGISEIIASAGNHLDPLVVRTFVSAFGMYPPGTEVELSDGRCGVVAAPGERSILKPRVCLRTDRDGNHYPHPVLVDLAAEKNLFIQRCVSQGGQAENC encoded by the coding sequence ATGTTCGACACCTTCGTATTTCGACTTCCTGTCTGGGACCTCACCACCTTCTGCGGGCGCATAGCCGAGGATGTGGTGTCTCCGAAGGGCGCTCTTCTTCTTCCGAAGGGCGCCGATTTTGCGCATATCGAGCCGCCGGGCCGCAGAAACCTGGCCGCCACTCTCGCCAGGCAGGGAGTGGACCGTGTCGCAGTCCAGGAGCGGGCCGAACAATCGCTGGACGAGATCCTCGACATATTCCGCAGCGGAACGCGCCCTTCCGCCAGGGATGAACGGGATCTTTTCGAGGCCACCCTCCAGTTCGTGACGAGCTACTGCAAGGACGTCCTCTTCGGTTCGCCCGGAAACATCCACGTTTTTCCCCTGCTGCGCATCGGCCGGTTTCTCGCCGAGTCGGTGTCGGCCAACCCCGGGATATTGTTGTGCCTCGTCCGGGAACGGCCGAGGGACTATTTTCTCCTCTCCCATTCCCTCAGCGTGGGGCTGCTCTGCGCCTTCCTCGCCCATCGGCTTTTTCCCGAACAGACCGGGGTGATCGCCTCCGCGGCAGTGGGCGGACTTCTTCACGATATCGGCAAGCAGTTCGTTCCCGAGGGAATTCTGAACAAGCCCGGGCGACTGACGGAAGGGGAATTCGCCCTCATCCGGCGGCATCCCGAGGTGGGGGAGGCGCTGCTGAAAAAGGCGGGGATCGACGATCCCCTGGTCCTGAAGATCGTGCGCCATCACCACGAAAAGATGGACGGTTCCGGCTACCCTGACGGTCTCGAGGGACGGTCCGTCTCCATGGCCGCCAGGATCGCCGCGGTGGCCGATGCCTACGACGCCATCACGTCGGAGCGGTCCTACAAGAAACGTCTTCCCGGGTACAAGGGAATTTCGGAGATCATAGCGAGCGCGGGAAATCACCTGGATCCGCTGGTGGTGCGGACCTTCGTCAGCGCCTTCGGCATGTATCCTCCGGGGACGGAGGTGGAGCTCTCCGACGGCAGGTGCGGCGTGGTGGCCGCTCCCGGCGAGCGGAGCATCCTGAAGCCGAGGGTCTGCCTCCGGACCGACAGGGACGGAAACCATTACCCCCATCCCGTGCTGGTGGACCTGGCGGCGGAAAAGAACCTGTTCATCCAGAGGTGCGTGTCCCAGGGCGGGCAGGCGGAAAACTGCTGA
- a CDS encoding restriction endonuclease subunit S, producing MNGWHSTTFLSSVCDIAMGQAPDGSSYNYEGKGFPLIAGAGDFGLLTPKPHKYTDAPTKLSQEGDIILCVRATIGDRNWADSRYCLGRGVAGLRAKNDKLFQNYLWHWLGFIAPALKVKGRGATFLQVSKPDITSLQIPLPPIEEQKRIAAVLDAADALRAKRREAIAQLDALLQSTFLDMFGDPVTNPKGWDDTHKLGELTDIVSGVTKGRRINGQKTREIAYLAVVNVQDRYLSLKSVKTIEATLDEIAKYSLRFNDILLTEGGDPDKLGRGSLWHEELRECIHQNHIFRVRVSNPEKLHPVFLNWLIGSIRGKTYFLRSAKQTTGIASINMTQLRAFPVLIPPFDLQRRFASIVEAAERQKAKMRAHLDELDTLFASLQSRAFKGEL from the coding sequence TTGAACGGTTGGCATTCTACAACTTTTCTTTCATCCGTTTGTGATATTGCAATGGGGCAAGCTCCTGATGGAAGTAGCTATAATTATGAAGGCAAGGGCTTTCCCTTAATTGCTGGTGCCGGTGATTTTGGTTTGCTAACGCCGAAACCACATAAGTATACAGATGCACCGACTAAGTTGTCCCAAGAAGGAGACATCATTCTTTGTGTTCGTGCTACGATTGGTGACCGAAACTGGGCCGATAGCCGGTATTGCTTGGGGCGAGGAGTTGCCGGTTTGAGGGCAAAAAACGACAAACTATTTCAAAATTATCTCTGGCATTGGTTGGGATTCATTGCTCCAGCACTAAAGGTAAAGGGGCGAGGAGCAACTTTCCTGCAAGTTTCAAAGCCTGACATTACCTCTCTTCAGATCCCCCTTCCGCCGATTGAGGAGCAGAAGCGGATCGCGGCGGTTCTGGACGCGGCGGATGCCCTGCGGGCCAAGCGCCGCGAGGCCATCGCCCAACTGGATGCCCTGCTGCAGTCCACCTTCCTCGACATGTTCGGCGATCCCGTCACCAACCCGAAGGGGTGGGATGATACTCACAAACTTGGCGAGTTGACAGATATTGTTTCGGGAGTAACGAAAGGTCGCAGGATAAACGGCCAAAAAACCCGTGAAATCGCATATCTGGCAGTTGTTAACGTTCAGGATCGATATTTGTCTCTAAAATCAGTCAAAACGATAGAAGCAACACTGGATGAGATTGCAAAATATTCTCTTCGCTTCAATGATATTTTGCTTACTGAAGGCGGAGATCCTGATAAACTAGGGCGCGGAAGCCTTTGGCATGAAGAGTTACGGGAATGTATCCATCAAAATCATATTTTCAGAGTGAGGGTATCGAACCCAGAAAAATTACATCCTGTGTTCTTGAATTGGCTTATCGGGAGCATCAGAGGAAAAACTTATTTTTTACGGTCAGCAAAACAAACTACTGGTATTGCATCAATAAACATGACACAACTTCGTGCTTTTCCGGTTCTAATTCCTCCATTCGACCTGCAGCGCCGCTTCGCCTCCATCGTGGAGGCGGCGGAACGCCAGAAGGCTAAAATGCGCGCCCATCTGGACGAACTGGATACCCTCTTCGCCTCCCTCCAGTCCCGGGCCTTCAAAGGGGAGCTGTGA
- a CDS encoding type I restriction-modification system subunit M produces MITGEIKSRIDRIWDTMWSGGISNPLSVIEQLTYLLFIKRLDELQTLKESRAARTGKILDNPVFPPDRQHLRWSRFRDMAPEQMYGVVRDEVFPFIKNLGGGNGGNGERTSTYSRHMKDAMFLIPAPRVLASVVDQLDAVDMHDRDTKGDLYEYMLGKIATAGQNGQFRTPRHIIRLMTDMTAPVPEDVICDPACGTAGFLVAASEYLEKHHGDAVFRDAASRRRFSEATFHGYDFDTTMLRIGSMNMMLHGVENPDIRYRDSLAQSGEDDAEKYTLILANPPFAGSLDYESTAKDLLQAVKTKKTELLFLALFLRLLKKGGRAAVIVPDGVLFGSSNAHKRLRTALVEEHKLDAVISMPSGVFRPYAGVSTAVLLFTRTGSGGTDTVWFYDMHSDGFSLDDKRTLLPDSDLPDILRRWKNRDAEGERKRTDRSFLVPKAEIAENGYDLSINRYREVTYRAVEYDPPHVILERLAALEEEIAGGRRELEELLG; encoded by the coding sequence ATGATCACCGGAGAAATCAAATCCCGCATCGACCGCATATGGGACACCATGTGGTCCGGGGGCATCTCCAACCCGCTCTCGGTCATCGAGCAGCTCACCTACCTGCTCTTCATCAAGCGGCTCGACGAACTCCAGACCCTGAAGGAAAGCAGGGCGGCCCGCACGGGAAAAATCCTGGACAATCCCGTCTTTCCCCCCGACCGGCAGCACCTCCGTTGGTCCCGCTTCCGGGACATGGCCCCCGAGCAGATGTACGGGGTCGTCAGGGACGAAGTCTTCCCCTTCATCAAGAACCTCGGCGGAGGAAACGGCGGCAACGGCGAACGAACCAGCACCTACAGCCGCCACATGAAGGACGCCATGTTCCTCATACCCGCCCCCAGGGTGCTGGCAAGCGTGGTGGACCAGCTCGACGCCGTCGACATGCACGACCGGGACACCAAGGGCGACCTCTACGAGTACATGCTGGGCAAAATTGCCACGGCGGGGCAGAACGGCCAGTTCCGCACCCCCCGGCACATCATCCGCCTCATGACGGACATGACCGCTCCCGTACCCGAGGACGTGATCTGCGACCCCGCCTGCGGCACGGCGGGCTTCCTCGTGGCTGCCTCGGAATACCTCGAAAAACACCACGGCGACGCTGTCTTCAGGGACGCCGCCTCCCGCCGCCGCTTCAGCGAGGCTACCTTCCACGGCTACGACTTCGACACCACCATGCTCCGCATCGGCAGCATGAACATGATGCTCCACGGGGTGGAGAACCCTGACATCCGGTATCGGGACTCCCTGGCCCAGTCCGGAGAGGACGACGCCGAAAAGTACACCCTCATCCTGGCCAATCCCCCCTTCGCCGGCAGCCTGGACTACGAGTCCACGGCAAAGGACCTGCTGCAGGCGGTGAAGACCAAAAAGACGGAACTCCTCTTCCTGGCCCTCTTCCTGAGACTGCTCAAGAAGGGCGGACGGGCCGCCGTCATCGTTCCCGACGGCGTGCTCTTCGGGTCAAGCAACGCCCACAAAAGGCTCCGCACCGCGCTGGTGGAGGAACATAAGCTCGACGCCGTCATCTCCATGCCCTCGGGGGTGTTCAGGCCCTACGCCGGTGTCAGCACCGCCGTGCTGCTCTTCACCAGGACGGGCTCCGGCGGCACGGACACCGTCTGGTTCTACGACATGCACAGCGACGGCTTCTCCCTGGACGACAAGCGCACCCTCCTGCCCGACAGCGACCTGCCCGACATCCTCCGCCGGTGGAAGAACAGGGATGCCGAGGGTGAGCGGAAGCGCACCGACAGGAGCTTCCTCGTGCCGAAGGCCGAGATTGCCGAAAACGGCTACGACCTCTCCATCAACCGGTACAGGGAAGTGACCTACCGGGCGGTGGAGTATGACCCGCCCCATGTGATACTGGAGCGCCTCGCCGCCCTGGAGGAGGAGATCGCCGGGGGGCGGAGGGAACTGGAGGAACTGCTGGGATGA
- a CDS encoding LuxR C-terminal-related transcriptional regulator: MPSKTISEKNSPCPYYFPEHLRKALAAIPEYPVTSIEADSGYGKTTAMREFLRNLPGNARAVWHTCFGEPPAKTWESICRMFGEVDGEVSRKLKELYPPTMETLSDIAASVRELVCGRETFLVIDNYQLFRNTIPSRLMDAFSVHTNPHVHIVFVTQPLAASPMSVHNPNIHRIGTKDFLFDRHSIAQYCRGAKIDISGREIEYIKNVSEGWIAAICLQTDNYRRTGSLVKTNDMNFLIENTVWNRVPERSREFLTALSLLDGFTLKQAAIMGNWQSVPDDMARLLRGNFFIPYVEDKGVYSMHSLLRDYLRSRFDEFEPEIRRELVHRAGMALSEAGDYFGASRFYFEAGDYEAVIKLPFTVRYFYNNFDAGMLGFLERFVKECPAEVVGGNPMFLVMAAYFMFRNGRREQFHELAGLIRSILDDPNRPQDRDVLKIKGEFALLMSFSRFNDIVEMSAYHREALRFFEAAGECPPRSSFFGGNIPWTFGCSSVFSLYWRKTGELDRELEVMDECVPYYVTISGGHGAGGEHVMRAEAMLMRGDDRAAEVAAHRAVYRASEENQIGNRICAELVLARIAILRGDRAAYISLREELTARARNAGQRAVFLLGELARASLGVVLGQRDEIPDWLLTADGINNMLFIHARPYAFSILGALLLADRRHTELEALTEGVMDLSRRVNFLLPRVSHLLYLSAAEKREGRKRAALEKLSAALEMTLPDRVCLPFAEFGNELVPLLVELKGTFDSEKMDSIIALCERFSEGAANIVRQAEGGTSALAPREREIALLVKEGFQTGEIAARLFISENTVKSARKVIYGKLGIHSRAELKKITL; encoded by the coding sequence ATGCCTTCCAAAACAATTTCCGAAAAAAACTCCCCGTGTCCGTACTACTTTCCCGAACATCTGCGAAAAGCCCTCGCCGCGATCCCGGAGTATCCGGTCACTTCCATCGAAGCGGACTCCGGTTACGGCAAGACGACCGCGATGAGGGAATTCCTGCGGAACCTGCCCGGAAACGCCCGCGCAGTCTGGCATACCTGCTTCGGTGAACCTCCGGCGAAGACGTGGGAAAGCATCTGCCGCATGTTCGGGGAGGTGGACGGGGAGGTCTCGCGGAAATTGAAGGAGCTGTACCCCCCGACGATGGAAACGCTCTCCGACATTGCCGCGTCGGTGCGCGAACTTGTCTGCGGGAGAGAAACATTTCTCGTCATCGACAATTACCAGCTCTTCCGGAACACCATACCGTCCAGGCTGATGGATGCCTTCTCCGTGCACACGAATCCCCATGTCCACATCGTCTTCGTCACCCAGCCCCTTGCGGCAAGCCCCATGAGCGTCCACAACCCCAACATCCACAGAATCGGCACGAAGGATTTCCTGTTCGACCGGCACAGCATCGCCCAATACTGCCGAGGGGCAAAAATCGATATTTCCGGAAGAGAGATAGAGTACATAAAAAATGTTTCCGAGGGCTGGATCGCCGCCATATGCCTCCAAACCGACAACTACAGAAGAACGGGTTCTCTGGTGAAGACGAACGACATGAACTTCCTCATCGAAAATACCGTGTGGAACAGGGTGCCCGAGAGAAGCCGCGAATTTCTGACGGCCCTTTCCCTGCTCGACGGCTTTACCCTGAAACAGGCGGCCATAATGGGGAATTGGCAGTCCGTCCCGGACGACATGGCCCGGCTGTTGAGGGGAAACTTTTTCATCCCGTACGTGGAGGACAAAGGCGTGTATTCCATGCACAGCCTTTTGCGGGATTATCTGCGGAGCCGTTTCGATGAATTCGAGCCCGAAATCCGGCGCGAGCTGGTGCACCGGGCGGGAATGGCCCTGTCTGAAGCCGGAGACTACTTCGGCGCGTCCCGTTTTTATTTCGAGGCCGGGGATTACGAGGCGGTAATAAAGCTGCCTTTCACCGTGCGGTATTTTTACAATAATTTCGATGCCGGCATGCTCGGCTTTCTCGAACGATTCGTGAAGGAATGCCCGGCGGAGGTCGTCGGCGGGAACCCCATGTTCCTCGTCATGGCGGCCTATTTCATGTTCAGGAACGGACGGCGCGAACAATTCCATGAACTTGCAGGCCTGATACGTTCCATACTGGACGACCCGAACCGCCCCCAGGACAGGGATGTATTGAAAATAAAAGGCGAATTTGCGCTGCTGATGTCGTTCTCCAGGTTCAACGACATCGTGGAAATGAGCGCATACCACAGGGAGGCCCTGAGGTTTTTCGAGGCGGCTGGGGAATGTCCGCCCCGGTCGTCGTTTTTCGGCGGCAACATTCCGTGGACGTTCGGCTGCTCGTCGGTGTTCTCCCTTTACTGGCGCAAAACCGGCGAGCTGGACAGGGAGCTCGAAGTAATGGATGAGTGCGTGCCCTATTACGTGACGATTTCCGGAGGACACGGCGCCGGCGGGGAGCACGTCATGCGCGCGGAGGCAATGCTCATGCGGGGCGACGACAGGGCAGCTGAAGTCGCAGCCCACAGAGCGGTGTACCGCGCTTCGGAGGAAAACCAGATCGGCAATCGTATCTGCGCGGAACTCGTTTTGGCGAGAATTGCAATTTTACGCGGGGACAGGGCTGCCTACATTTCCCTTCGGGAGGAACTCACGGCCCGTGCACGGAACGCCGGCCAGAGGGCGGTATTTCTGCTCGGCGAACTGGCCCGGGCTTCTCTCGGCGTCGTTCTCGGCCAGCGGGACGAAATTCCCGATTGGCTGTTAACCGCAGACGGCATTAACAACATGCTGTTCATTCACGCCCGGCCGTACGCATTTTCCATCCTGGGCGCGCTGCTGCTGGCGGACCGCCGCCACACGGAACTCGAAGCCCTCACCGAAGGGGTGATGGACCTGTCCCGCAGGGTGAATTTCCTGCTGCCCCGGGTCAGTCATCTCCTGTATCTGTCGGCGGCGGAGAAACGGGAGGGAAGGAAACGGGCAGCATTGGAGAAACTATCTGCCGCGCTCGAGATGACCCTGCCCGACAGGGTCTGTCTTCCCTTCGCGGAGTTCGGAAACGAACTTGTGCCGCTGCTCGTGGAACTGAAGGGCACTTTCGATTCGGAAAAAATGGACAGCATCATCGCGCTCTGTGAAAGATTTTCGGAAGGAGCGGCGAATATTGTCAGACAGGCGGAGGGCGGAACGTCGGCTCTTGCGCCCCGCGAACGGGAAATCGCCCTGTTGGTGAAGGAAGGTTTCCAAACGGGTGAAATCGCAGCCCGGCTTTTCATATCCGAAAACACTGTAAAATCAGCCCGCAAGGTCATTTACGGCAAACTCGGAATTCATTCGAGAGCGGAGCTGAAAAAAATAACGTTGTAA
- a CDS encoding helix-turn-helix domain-containing protein — MNKECFPIDNLREDIETEAKLAAGKDGKGALPSDFWATYSAFANTDGGIILLGVSEKENGVFEVVGVEEPGRVLQSLWTLLNNPQKISRNLLSDASVRQYPTRNGRWVIEIEVRRATRKERPVFINGNPLTGTYKRLHSGDCRCLEEDVKRMLAEQMEDTRDSRILHGFSLDDLNMETVDAYRNRLSAVKSDHPFLSANPPRIPPKAGMFRQG; from the coding sequence ATGAATAAGGAATGCTTTCCCATCGACAACCTTCGGGAAGATATCGAAACCGAGGCCAAACTTGCTGCAGGGAAGGACGGTAAAGGTGCGCTGCCCTCAGATTTCTGGGCAACTTACTCCGCTTTCGCCAACACAGATGGAGGGATAATCCTGCTGGGTGTTTCGGAAAAGGAGAACGGCGTATTTGAAGTGGTCGGGGTGGAAGAACCCGGCCGTGTACTGCAGTCTCTATGGACTCTTCTGAACAATCCACAGAAGATCAGCCGTAACCTGCTCTCCGACGCTTCGGTGAGACAGTATCCCACCCGGAACGGCCGATGGGTCATCGAGATAGAGGTTCGGCGAGCGACACGGAAAGAACGCCCGGTTTTTATCAACGGCAATCCTCTGACCGGCACATACAAGCGCCTGCATTCCGGCGATTGTCGCTGTCTGGAGGAGGATGTGAAGCGAATGCTCGCCGAGCAGATGGAAGATACCCGCGACTCGAGGATACTACACGGTTTCAGCCTGGATGACCTGAACATGGAAACTGTAGATGCCTACCGTAACCGACTGTCGGCTGTGAAATCCGATCACCCTTTCCTTAGTGCGAACCCCCCCCGAATTCCTCCGAAAGCTGGGATGTTTCGGCAAGGATAG